The Cetobacterium somerae ATCC BAA-474 genome window below encodes:
- a CDS encoding AbgT family transporter: MEAELKKNELNNKSFIDKFLNIIEKGGNALPHPATLFAILAVVVIIISGIGGALGWSVDFVGINSKTMKTEEMVISTKSLMTKEGVNYIFTSMVKNFTGFAPLGTVLVAIIGIGIAERSGLMAAILKKVALSTPKKLVTVMVIFLGIMSNVASDAGYVVLPPLAALIFLSFGRHPIAGLAAAFAGVSGGFSANLLIGTIDPLLGGISTEAAKILDPTYEVLPTANWYFMMASTFVIAFLGTLINDKIVEPRLGKYTGDEAIDFQEVTVEEKKALRSAGMATVVMLVLLVPIYFALGKNFLGSGLVPIIVIFFALPGLAYGKSIGTIKNDSDVMGMLTKSMQGMAGYIVLVFFAAQFIAYFGYTNLGTILAVKGADFLETAGIGGIPLVIGFILIVGFLNLFMGSASAKWAILAPVFIPMLMRIGYSPEFTQLAYRIGDSSTNIISPLMSYFAMIIVFMQKYDKKASLGTLISVMLPYSITFLIGWSIFLAAWMLSGFPIGPEVQILLKGM, translated from the coding sequence ATGGAAGCTGAATTAAAAAAGAACGAACTTAATAACAAGAGTTTTATTGACAAATTCTTGAACATAATTGAAAAGGGAGGAAATGCCCTACCACATCCAGCTACACTTTTTGCAATATTAGCTGTAGTAGTTATTATTATATCTGGAATAGGTGGAGCTTTAGGTTGGTCTGTTGATTTTGTTGGAATCAATAGTAAAACAATGAAGACAGAGGAGATGGTTATATCAACAAAATCTCTAATGACTAAAGAGGGAGTAAATTATATATTTACATCTATGGTTAAAAACTTTACTGGATTTGCACCTTTAGGGACAGTACTTGTAGCAATAATTGGAATAGGTATTGCTGAAAGATCTGGATTAATGGCAGCAATATTAAAAAAAGTTGCATTATCTACACCTAAAAAATTAGTAACTGTTATGGTTATTTTCTTAGGAATTATGTCAAACGTAGCATCAGATGCAGGATACGTTGTATTACCACCATTGGCAGCATTAATCTTCTTGTCATTTGGAAGACATCCAATTGCTGGATTAGCGGCAGCATTTGCTGGAGTTTCTGGAGGATTCTCAGCTAACTTGTTAATTGGAACAATTGATCCACTTTTAGGAGGTATATCAACGGAAGCTGCAAAAATACTTGATCCAACTTATGAGGTTTTACCAACAGCAAACTGGTACTTTATGATGGCATCAACATTTGTAATTGCTTTCTTAGGAACTTTAATTAATGATAAAATAGTAGAACCAAGATTAGGGAAATATACAGGAGATGAAGCTATTGATTTCCAAGAAGTTACTGTTGAAGAGAAAAAAGCTTTAAGATCAGCTGGAATGGCTACAGTAGTTATGTTAGTTTTATTAGTACCAATTTATTTTGCATTAGGTAAAAACTTCTTAGGAAGTGGATTGGTACCAATAATCGTAATTTTCTTCGCACTTCCAGGATTAGCTTATGGTAAATCTATTGGAACAATAAAAAATGATTCAGATGTAATGGGTATGCTTACTAAATCAATGCAAGGAATGGCTGGATATATAGTTTTAGTATTCTTCGCAGCGCAATTTATAGCATATTTTGGATATACAAACTTAGGGACAATTTTAGCTGTAAAAGGAGCAGACTTCTTAGAAACAGCTGGAATTGGTGGGATTCCATTAGTAATCGGATTTATATTAATCGTAGGATTCTTAAATCTATTTATGGGATCAGCTTCAGCTAAGTGGGCTATATTAGCACCAGTATTTATTCCGATGTTAATGAGAATAGGATACTCACCAGAGTTTACTCAGTTAGCTTATAGAATAGGAGATTCAAGTACAAATATAATTTCTCCTTTAATGTCATATTTTGCAATGATAATTGTATTTATGCAAAAATATGATAAGAAAGCTTCTTTAGGAACATTGATATCAGTAATGCTTCCTTACTCAATAACATTCTTAATTGGATGGTCAATTTTCTTAGCAGCTTGGATGTTAAGTGGATTCCCAATTGGACCAGAGGTACAAATACTACTAAAAGGAATGTAA
- the yfcE gene encoding phosphodiesterase: protein MKIFVMSDIHGSSYFLKKALEAYKKEEAKYILILGDELYHGPRNPLPLEYNPKEVADILNNYKDKIIAVRGNCDSEVDQMMLQYPILGDYSTIFFKEKRIFVTHGHVYSEENLPNICEGDIFMYGHTHLPVAYEKDGIYRLNPGSISLPKGGNVNSYGILEDNYFCIKSLDGDIIKEIEIK from the coding sequence ATGAAAATTTTTGTAATGTCAGATATTCATGGATCAAGTTATTTCTTAAAAAAAGCGTTAGAAGCTTATAAAAAAGAAGAAGCTAAATATATATTAATATTAGGTGATGAATTATATCACGGACCAAGAAATCCATTGCCATTGGAATATAATCCAAAAGAAGTTGCAGATATACTAAATAATTATAAGGATAAAATAATTGCAGTTAGAGGAAATTGTGATAGCGAAGTAGATCAAATGATGTTACAATATCCAATTTTAGGAGATTATTCTACGATTTTTTTTAAAGAGAAGAGAATTTTTGTAACACATGGTCATGTATATAGTGAAGAAAATTTGCCTAATATTTGTGAAGGAGATATATTTATGTATGGACATACTCATCTACCAGTAGCATATGAAAAAGATGGTATATATAGATTAAATCCAGGTTCTATATCTTTACCAAAAGGTGGAAATGTAAATAGTTATGGAATTTTAGAGGATAACTACTTTTGTATAAAAAGTTTAGATGGTGATATTATAAAAGAGATTGAAATAAAGTAA
- the sfsA gene encoding DNA/RNA nuclease SfsA, producing the protein MKLIYKVNIDEIGKFIDRPNRFTASLELNNNEIITAHVHDSGRIKELLFPGNQVFLRKAKNIENRKTLWDVIAACADDNEEILINSSIHRYITDNYFKNEDISIFGKIDFIKPEVKFGNSRLDYLIEKNGEKIYIETKGVSLSKNKIATFPDAPSVRATKHLNELIEIKKSGHRAAVILIILRDSDFFVPNYETDPIFYKTFYKAIEEGVEVYPLQFSFINGEIFFKHKKIKIIPHKNNF; encoded by the coding sequence ATGAAACTTATTTACAAAGTTAATATTGATGAAATTGGAAAATTTATAGATAGACCTAATCGATTTACAGCATCACTAGAGCTTAATAATAATGAGATAATTACTGCTCATGTTCATGATTCAGGAAGAATTAAAGAACTTCTTTTTCCTGGAAATCAAGTTTTTTTAAGAAAAGCAAAAAATATCGAGAATCGAAAAACTTTATGGGACGTTATTGCCGCTTGTGCAGATGATAATGAAGAAATTTTAATTAATTCATCTATTCATAGATATATCACCGACAATTATTTTAAAAATGAGGATATTTCTATCTTTGGAAAAATAGATTTTATAAAACCTGAAGTTAAATTTGGTAATAGCAGATTAGACTATTTAATTGAAAAAAATGGAGAAAAGATATATATCGAAACTAAAGGAGTATCTCTTTCTAAAAATAAAATCGCTACTTTCCCAGATGCTCCAAGTGTAAGAGCAACTAAACACTTAAATGAGCTAATTGAAATTAAAAAATCTGGTCATCGTGCTGCTGTTATACTTATTATTTTGAGAGATTCTGATTTTTTTGTTCCTAATTATGAAACTGATCCAATTTTTTACAAAACATTTTATAAAGCAATTGAAGAAGGGGTTGAAGTCTATCCTCTACAATTTTCTTTTATCAATGGCGAAATTTTCTTTAAACATAAAAAAATTAAAATCATTCCTCATAAAAATAACTTCTAA
- a CDS encoding alpha/beta hydrolase produces MKKNIILIHGAGVGGWVFRDIEKILKLYGNNVYCPSLSGIGDRKKILENKINLTTYAKEVEHLILENNLDNIYLIGHSFGGAVVSAVVELVPERIKYQIYIDSFFLEDNESILTLFGEKREGELYEICKNEGEDKYLPKRLFGKEHPLIKDMPFNPYKEKVKFKGNGKKIPGAYIDCLDSTGFEHLEKPKKIMKKRVEKRKWKYITLDSDHVPMTKSPAREKLIEILLELIKDN; encoded by the coding sequence ATGAAAAAAAATATAATTTTAATACATGGAGCGGGTGTTGGGGGATGGGTTTTTAGAGATATAGAAAAGATATTAAAACTTTATGGTAATAATGTATATTGTCCAAGTCTATCAGGAATAGGAGATAGAAAAAAAATTCTAGAAAATAAAATTAATTTGACTACTTATGCAAAAGAGGTAGAACATCTAATATTAGAAAATAATTTAGATAATATATACTTAATTGGACACTCTTTTGGAGGCGCAGTAGTATCAGCTGTAGTAGAATTAGTTCCTGAAAGAATAAAATATCAAATATATATTGATAGTTTTTTTCTAGAAGATAACGAAAGTATTTTAACTTTATTTGGAGAAAAAAGAGAAGGTGAGTTATATGAAATATGTAAAAATGAAGGAGAGGATAAATACTTACCTAAAAGATTATTTGGAAAGGAGCATCCGCTAATAAAAGATATGCCTTTTAATCCATATAAGGAAAAAGTTAAATTTAAAGGAAATGGAAAAAAAATTCCAGGAGCTTATATAGATTGTTTAGATAGTACTGGATTTGAGCATTTAGAAAAACCTAAAAAAATTATGAAGAAAAGAGTAGAAAAAAGAAAGTGGAAGTATATAACGTTAGACTCTGATCATGTTCCAATGACAAAATCACCAGCTAGGGAAAAATTAATTGAAATATTACTTGAATTAATAAAAGACAACTAA
- a CDS encoding NCS2 family permease — protein sequence MNFLNNFFKIQERHSSIKHEIIGGTTTFLTMAYIIFINPAILSESGMDKGALITVTIISAAIGTLISALLANAPFALAPGMGLNAFFTYSLVIGRGIPWETALGIVFLSGVFFFFLSIGGIREKIANAIPLCLKISVTGGIGLFIAFIGLKTLGIVSSNPATIIGLARFNSQILIGVIGLFIAIILEIKKVKGGILIGIISSTVIGLFTGDTIMPNSIVSMPPSIAPIAFKLDIMGALKLSLLGPAFSFMFVDLFDSLGTLIACSKEIGLADKNGKVKDLGKMLYADVTSTIIGAVLGTSTVTTLSETAAGIAAGARTGLASVVTSLFFIVALFFTPLVSIVPSFATSPALIIVGVYMFKNIYELDWKDYKTLFPSFVTILMMPLTYSISTGLAFGFISYIIIHAGTGDFKKLNPTLIFIGALSVLSLIV from the coding sequence ATGAATTTTTTAAACAATTTTTTTAAAATCCAAGAAAGGCATAGTAGCATCAAACATGAGATTATTGGAGGAACTACTACTTTTCTAACTATGGCTTATATTATTTTTATCAATCCTGCTATTCTTAGTGAATCTGGAATGGATAAAGGAGCCCTTATTACTGTTACCATTATTTCAGCAGCAATTGGAACTCTTATATCTGCCCTTTTAGCTAATGCACCTTTTGCTTTAGCACCAGGTATGGGTTTAAATGCATTTTTTACTTATTCTCTTGTTATTGGAAGAGGTATTCCTTGGGAAACAGCTTTAGGTATTGTTTTTCTTTCTGGTGTATTTTTCTTCTTTTTATCAATTGGAGGAATTAGAGAAAAAATTGCAAATGCTATTCCACTTTGCTTAAAAATATCTGTGACTGGAGGAATTGGTCTTTTTATCGCTTTTATTGGTCTAAAAACTTTAGGAATTGTTTCTTCTAATCCAGCAACAATTATTGGTTTAGCAAGATTTAACTCACAAATTTTAATTGGAGTTATTGGTCTTTTTATTGCAATTATATTAGAAATAAAAAAAGTTAAAGGTGGAATATTAATAGGTATAATTTCATCTACTGTTATAGGTCTATTCACTGGTGATACTATAATGCCTAACTCTATTGTATCTATGCCACCTAGTATTGCACCAATAGCTTTTAAATTAGATATTATGGGTGCTCTTAAATTATCTTTATTAGGCCCAGCTTTTTCTTTTATGTTTGTTGATCTTTTTGATTCACTTGGAACTTTAATTGCATGCTCTAAGGAGATTGGACTAGCAGATAAAAATGGAAAAGTTAAAGATCTTGGAAAAATGCTATACGCAGATGTTACTTCTACTATAATCGGTGCAGTTCTAGGAACAAGTACTGTTACTACTCTTTCAGAAACAGCTGCTGGAATTGCTGCTGGTGCTAGAACTGGATTAGCTTCAGTTGTAACTTCTCTTTTCTTTATAGTTGCATTATTCTTTACCCCTTTAGTTTCTATTGTTCCATCATTTGCAACATCACCAGCTCTTATTATCGTTGGAGTTTATATGTTTAAAAATATTTATGAACTAGATTGGAAAGATTATAAAACTCTTTTTCCATCTTTTGTTACAATATTAATGATGCCATTAACTTATAGTATCAGCACTGGACTAGCATTTGGTTTCATATCTTATATAATTATCCATGCTGGAACTGGAGATTTTAAAAAATTAAATCCTACTCTTATCTTTATAGGAGCTTTATCAGTTCTAAGTCTAATTGTATAA
- a CDS encoding SEC-C metal-binding domain-containing protein — protein MEDKFLIESLNSLLKDDLFKILAKFNIKIAKSTVKGKIIEKVTEAYENNTSAFLEIFSKDTISLLSQFNVEKNQVSEQDFFEYEEFLLPLQSFGFISKNVIKEKDNNHYLISTWFIETINSISQKEENKVLIDSYQELEMLILGMIRFYGVIDEHKLLELLLPTFKDITLEKIHAFIDCRWILNVFISKLEDSGSKTIYLVADSVSEPVDILHETIKYDGLEYKILTNDEYKNYWNYFFIEKTQEVADLIALLMSHKMQGAQIGFEITTIIDRLKNNLPIEEIVSDSKTRIKFDNSNSESIFTALVTKISKSLPLWTLKGHSYVEVFGENQPPRVVNKVGRNENCPCGSGKKYKKCCGK, from the coding sequence GTGGAAGACAAATTTTTAATTGAATCTTTAAATAGTTTACTTAAAGATGATCTTTTTAAAATCTTAGCTAAATTTAATATAAAAATTGCTAAAAGTACTGTTAAAGGAAAAATTATAGAAAAGGTTACAGAAGCTTATGAAAATAATACTTCAGCTTTTTTAGAAATTTTTTCTAAGGATACTATATCTTTACTTTCTCAATTTAATGTTGAGAAAAACCAAGTTAGCGAACAAGATTTCTTTGAATATGAGGAATTTTTATTACCGTTACAAAGTTTTGGATTTATATCTAAAAATGTTATAAAAGAAAAAGACAATAACCACTACCTTATCTCAACATGGTTTATTGAAACTATAAATTCTATTTCTCAAAAAGAAGAGAATAAAGTTTTAATTGACTCTTATCAGGAACTTGAGATGCTAATTTTAGGAATGATTAGATTCTATGGTGTTATTGATGAGCATAAATTATTAGAACTTTTACTTCCTACATTTAAAGATATTACTTTAGAGAAAATTCATGCTTTTATTGATTGTAGATGGATTTTAAATGTATTTATATCAAAATTAGAAGATTCTGGAAGCAAAACTATCTATTTAGTAGCTGATTCTGTTTCTGAACCTGTTGATATTTTACATGAAACAATTAAATATGATGGTTTAGAGTACAAAATATTAACAAATGATGAGTACAAAAACTATTGGAATTACTTCTTCATTGAAAAAACTCAAGAAGTTGCTGATTTAATTGCCCTTCTAATGTCTCACAAAATGCAAGGAGCTCAAATTGGATTTGAAATTACAACAATAATTGATAGATTAAAAAATAATCTACCTATAGAAGAGATTGTTTCTGATAGTAAAACTAGAATTAAATTTGATAATTCTAATTCTGAATCTATATTTACAGCTCTTGTAACTAAAATTTCTAAGTCTTTACCTCTTTGGACTCTAAAAGGACATTCATATGTTGAAGTTTTTGGTGAAAATCAACCACCAAGAGTAGTTAATAAAGTTGGTAGAAATGAAAACTGTCCATGTGGATCAGGAAAAAAATATAAAAAATGTTGTGGAAAATAA
- a CDS encoding indolepyruvate ferredoxin oxidoreductase subunit alpha, with amino-acid sequence MAHRINEDICIGCGTCEAICPVSCISEVDGGKRRIDEDQCIDCGACAGACPVECIAPAE; translated from the coding sequence ATGGCTCATAGAATTAACGAAGATATCTGTATCGGATGCGGAACTTGCGAGGCAATCTGTCCTGTTAGCTGCATTTCAGAGGTTGATGGAGGAAAAAGAAGAATCGACGAGGATCAATGTATTGATTGTGGTGCTTGTGCAGGTGCTTGTCCTGTTGAGTGTATCGCTCCAGCTGAGTAA